A single region of the Sorghum bicolor cultivar BTx623 chromosome 7, Sorghum_bicolor_NCBIv3, whole genome shotgun sequence genome encodes:
- the LOC110437008 gene encoding homeobox-leucine zipper protein HOX5-like, whose product MDPSAVSFDSGGARRGGGGGGAQMLLFGGGGSANSNGFFRGVPMAVLGMDDATRVGKRPFFTTHEELLEEEYYDEQAPEKKRRLTAEQVQLLERSFEEENKLEPERKTELARRLGMAPRQVAVWFQNRRARWKTKQLETDYDRLKAAYDALAADHQGLLADNDSLRAQVISLTDKLQRKETSPSATTAAQEVDQPDEHTAASGTEKLLVQQLKDDLHSSGDFTGHGALSSEEEDGGVVSDEGCSFDLPDAMFAAGVTHHGAEEAQLANWTSWFWN is encoded by the exons ATGGATCCGAGCGCGGTCAGTTTCGACtccggcggcgcgcggcggggcggcggcggcggcggcgcgcagaTGCTGCTCTTCGGCGGCGGAGGCAGCGCCAACAGCAACGGCTTCTTCCGAG GTGTTCCGATGGCGGTCCTGGGCATGGACGACGCGACGCGCGTGGGCAAGCGGCCTTTCTTCACCACGCACGAGGAGCTCCTGGAGGAGGAGTACTACGACGAGCAGGCGCCCGAGAAGAAGCGCCGTCTGACGGCGGAGCAGGTGCAGCTGCTGGAGCGGAGCTTCGAGGAAGAGAACAAGCTGGAGCCGGAGCGCAAGACCGAGCTGGCTCGCCGCCTCGGGATGGCGCCTCGCCAGGTGGCCGTCTGGTTCCAGAACCGCCGCGCGCGCTGGAAGACTAAGCAGCTCGAGACCGACTATGACCGCCTCAAGGCTGCCTACGACGCGCTCGCCGCCGACCACCAGGGCCTCCTGGCCGACAACGATAGCCTCCGGGCACAG GTGATCTCCCTAACGGATAAGCTGCAACGCAAGGAGACATCCCCGTCGGCGACCACTGCTGCCCAAGAGGTCGACCAGCCAGACGAACACACCGCTGCGTCAGGCACTGAGAAACTGCTGGTGCAGCAGCTCAAGGACGACCTCCACAGCAGCGGCGACTTCACTGGCCATGGTGCCCTCTCTTCAGAGGAAGAGGATGGTGGTGTGGTCAGCGACGAGGGCTGCAGCTTTGATCTCCCGGATGCCATGTTCGCTGCCGGGGTCACCCACCATGGCGCCGAGGAGGCGCAGCTGGCCAACTGGACATCCTGGTTCTGGAACTGA